A window from Staphylococcus succinus encodes these proteins:
- a CDS encoding YitT family protein, with protein MLYRIHFKNICYCILGTFIIAIGINAFIIASNLGEGGTVGVSLNLKYTLGLSPALTSLIINLILIVVGWKYLSKTTAIYTLITVISSSFFIGITEPLNLHIESDFINTVFSGVLIGIGSGLVIAARSTLGGTSVIAKIINKYTEIKTSQALFVLDSLIVLSFLIVLPIEKVLYTIVMLFIVEKSMSFVIEGFNPKKAITIISEANTKISNQINRETGRGSTLLNGVGGFGQKERQVLYVVVPQNQLSHIKKIVNSHDEHAFLVIHDVRDVLGNGFMNLQ; from the coding sequence ATGTTATATAGAATTCATTTTAAAAATATATGCTATTGTATTTTAGGGACTTTTATCATTGCTATTGGAATCAATGCATTTATCATTGCTTCTAATTTAGGTGAGGGTGGTACTGTCGGTGTTTCATTAAACTTAAAATATACACTTGGATTATCGCCAGCACTCACTTCACTGATTATAAATTTGATTCTGATTGTTGTCGGTTGGAAATATTTAAGTAAAACGACAGCGATTTATACTTTAATTACAGTTATTTCAAGTTCTTTTTTTATTGGTATCACAGAACCATTAAATTTACACATAGAATCTGATTTTATAAATACTGTCTTTTCTGGTGTATTAATAGGGATAGGTTCAGGACTAGTTATCGCAGCACGCAGTACACTTGGGGGAACATCTGTTATTGCGAAGATTATCAATAAATACACTGAAATTAAGACTTCCCAAGCGTTGTTTGTCTTGGACTCATTGATTGTATTATCATTCTTAATTGTTTTACCTATAGAAAAAGTATTGTATACCATCGTAATGTTATTCATTGTGGAAAAAAGTATGTCATTTGTCATCGAAGGGTTTAACCCTAAAAAGGCAATTACCATTATTTCTGAAGCTAATACGAAGATTAGTAATCAAATTAATCGGGAGACGGGTCGTGGATCAACATTATTAAATGGCGTAGGCGGTTTTGGGCAAAAAGAGAGACAAGTACTGTATGTGGTCGTGCCTCAAAACCAACTTTCGCATATAAAGAAAATCGTAAATTCACACGATGAACATGCATTTCTTGTTATTCATGATGTGAGAGATGTGTTGGGTAATGGCTTTATGAATCTACAATAA
- a CDS encoding sugar kinase, with amino-acid sequence MNKKHVAAYGEIMMRLEAPNHLLLRQSENLNFSFTGTGVNVTGLLAQFGYDSSLISAVPNNSIGTAAIGAIRKLGIRSEFIIKNNDNLGMYFLEKGFGPRASIVTYANRQQSSFNTTDISQYNLLQKLENVDVLHICGITLAMNSLTRENVLSLVKLAKTQGIKIVFDCNFRPSLWGDNGNINAKPFYEKILAEADIVIMSEKDAMLTLGLQTTELTREGQLESLLPVVADKYNINTIAGTIRTIRGSNHNVIKGYLYSGNEMYYSKSFNVDILDRIGTGDAYTCGVIHGTLSNMNHQDTVNFSAASCILAHTISGDTPLFDTDDIIKIINEEKNDIER; translated from the coding sequence ATGAATAAAAAACATGTTGCAGCATACGGAGAAATAATGATGCGCTTAGAAGCACCAAACCATTTACTACTAAGACAATCTGAGAATTTGAATTTTTCGTTTACTGGCACAGGTGTTAATGTAACAGGCTTACTCGCACAATTTGGATATGATTCAAGTTTGATTAGTGCTGTACCGAATAATTCTATTGGGACGGCAGCTATTGGTGCGATACGCAAGCTAGGTATTCGTAGTGAATTTATTATTAAAAATAATGATAATTTAGGAATGTATTTTTTAGAAAAAGGATTTGGTCCTAGGGCTAGTATAGTAACTTATGCCAATAGACAACAGAGTAGTTTTAACACGACTGATATTTCGCAATACAATCTTTTACAGAAGCTCGAAAATGTCGATGTACTACATATTTGTGGTATTACTTTAGCGATGAATTCACTTACCAGAGAAAACGTATTAAGTTTAGTGAAATTAGCGAAAACACAAGGAATAAAAATTGTGTTTGATTGTAATTTTAGACCCTCATTATGGGGGGATAATGGAAATATCAATGCTAAACCATTCTATGAAAAGATTTTAGCAGAAGCGGATATAGTTATCATGAGTGAAAAAGACGCTATGCTCACGCTGGGTTTACAAACAACTGAACTAACTCGAGAGGGACAACTAGAGTCATTGTTACCTGTAGTGGCTGATAAATATAATATTAATACAATTGCTGGAACAATACGTACGATTCGTGGTAGCAATCATAATGTCATTAAAGGTTACTTATATAGTGGGAATGAGATGTACTATTCGAAATCATTTAATGTAGACATTTTAGATAGAATTGGTACAGGCGATGCATACACTTGTGGCGTCATTCATGGCACACTTTCCAACATGAATCACCAAGATACAGTTAACTTTTCAGCTGCATCATGTATTCTTGCACATACTATTTCGGGAGATACACCATTGTTTGATACTGATGATA
- a CDS encoding quercetin 2,3-dioxygenase yields the protein MDILRNELPTTKIPYIIENGSGEHFIWNRQVFTFLSTNKSTGNMFEVVTITGGKNECFPAHLHEKMYESILVTEGVLDIHLENKTLTLNRGDYVLIPPGLSHGYSMQAHRTKILTYTIDGNITEMYQFIGQQYSHSKHPAYISRAETLAKLDLETQFDIKFTDKNSTDSKILYWPSGEGDNVLTGDQLHSLITTQKDTEDNYIVVSTEGPIGDAIVSHYHEKHTETFYCFDGKVTMWVGEQSQEIVLYPGDFLHAPAGTIHSYRFDAHYSKMIGLLVPGLFEPFFRTLGEPYDFTTFPNEPQPLSFEKVIANIDTLDLKFVSHD from the coding sequence TTGGATATATTAAGAAATGAGTTACCTACTACAAAGATACCTTATATTATCGAAAATGGTTCTGGCGAACATTTTATATGGAATAGACAAGTATTCACCTTTTTATCAACAAACAAAAGTACAGGAAATATGTTTGAAGTTGTCACTATTACAGGTGGAAAAAATGAATGTTTTCCTGCGCATCTACATGAAAAAATGTATGAGTCCATATTAGTAACGGAAGGTGTACTTGATATTCATTTAGAAAACAAAACATTAACATTAAACAGAGGTGATTATGTACTTATCCCACCTGGTTTAAGTCATGGCTATAGTATGCAAGCCCACCGTACAAAAATACTAACTTATACGATTGACGGCAACATAACGGAGATGTATCAATTTATAGGTCAACAGTATAGTCATTCCAAACACCCTGCTTATATTAGTCGGGCTGAAACTTTAGCGAAATTAGACTTAGAAACTCAATTTGATATAAAATTTACTGATAAAAATTCCACTGATTCTAAAATTTTATATTGGCCTTCAGGCGAGGGAGACAATGTCTTAACAGGTGATCAGTTACATTCATTAATAACAACTCAAAAAGACACAGAAGACAACTATATTGTCGTGTCTACAGAAGGACCAATTGGAGATGCGATTGTATCTCATTATCATGAAAAACATACAGAAACGTTTTACTGCTTTGATGGCAAAGTCACAATGTGGGTAGGAGAACAAAGTCAGGAAATTGTTTTATATCCTGGTGATTTTTTACATGCACCAGCAGGGACAATACACTCTTATCGTTTCGATGCACACTATAGTAAAATGATTGGTTTATTAGTACCTGGATTATTTGAACCTTTCTTCCGAACATTAGGTGAACCCTATGATTTCACGACGTTCCCTAATGAACCCCAACCTTTAAGCTTTGAAAAGGTCATCGCAAATATTGATACATTAGACCTTAAATTTGTATCACACGACTAA
- a CDS encoding DgaE family pyridoxal phosphate-dependent ammonia lyase gives MVDSLNSKYGLKQVINASGRMSILGVSSPTDTVMNAMKFGGQNYVEISDLVNKSGRYIAEKINAEDAVVVNSASSGIALSVAGVITGGNKRMSQRLHNDHIDKKEIIIFKGHNVQYGAPIETMIYLGGGSVVEVGYANEGNATHVQEAINNNTAAILYVKSHHAVQKNMASVEDIYAIAQEYHIPLIVDAAAEEDLEKYVKYSDLAIYSGSKAIQGPTTGIVAGKRLLIESVKVQLNFIGRSMKVGKESTFGLLQALDEYFEKKDNSQYERNELKKLEPLNDYDGVNLEMIQDEAGRAIYRTRVHVAPKILNLTAEVFTEKLKQAEIAIYTRDYGVKQGYFDIDPRPLKQGEIEVIFKTMTQIIEGEI, from the coding sequence ATGGTAGATTCATTAAACTCTAAATATGGATTAAAACAAGTAATTAATGCGAGTGGCAGAATGAGTATCCTCGGCGTTTCATCACCAACTGATACTGTAATGAATGCAATGAAATTTGGCGGTCAAAATTATGTTGAAATTTCAGACTTAGTTAATAAATCAGGACGCTATATTGCAGAAAAAATAAATGCTGAAGATGCAGTAGTTGTGAACTCAGCCTCTAGTGGTATCGCGTTATCAGTTGCTGGAGTAATTACAGGCGGAAATAAACGTATGAGTCAGCGCTTGCACAATGACCACATAGATAAAAAAGAAATAATTATATTTAAGGGACACAATGTACAATATGGTGCCCCGATAGAGACTATGATTTATTTAGGTGGAGGCTCAGTAGTTGAAGTTGGTTATGCCAATGAAGGGAATGCCACTCATGTACAAGAGGCTATTAATAATAATACTGCTGCCATTTTATATGTCAAATCACACCACGCAGTTCAAAAAAATATGGCATCTGTAGAAGACATTTATGCAATAGCGCAAGAATATCATATCCCATTAATTGTAGATGCAGCTGCGGAAGAAGACTTGGAAAAATATGTAAAATATTCAGATTTAGCGATATACAGTGGATCAAAAGCAATTCAAGGTCCTACGACTGGTATTGTAGCTGGAAAAAGATTACTCATTGAATCAGTAAAAGTACAATTAAACTTTATTGGAAGAAGTATGAAAGTAGGCAAGGAGTCAACCTTTGGTCTGCTGCAAGCTTTAGACGAATATTTTGAGAAAAAAGATAACTCACAATATGAAAGAAATGAGTTAAAAAAACTAGAGCCACTAAATGATTATGACGGTGTGAATTTAGAGATGATACAAGATGAAGCCGGAAGAGCAATTTATAGAACACGTGTGCATGTAGCCCCTAAAATATTGAATCTAACTGCAGAAGTATTTACAGAAAAATTAAAGCAAGCTGAAATTGCAATCTATACGCGTGATTATGGCGTGAAACAAGGGTATTTTGATATTGACCCTAGACCATTAAAGCAAGGTGAAATTGAAGTGATTTTTAAAACGATGACTCAAATTATAGAGGGGGAAATATAA
- a CDS encoding amidohydrolase/deacetylase family metallohydrolase, which produces MESTGLIKNIATIEGKRIDILLEKGIIKKISEGDTLEGNILFDGSDSFVSTGWIDMHVHAFSDFSPYGDEIDAIGVKQGVTTIVDAGSCGANRINELYQRAQQSQTNVLAFINISNIGLERIDELSNLDWINQHQCIAACKLYEDMIIGLKTRISSSVVKGNGVIPLEKAIEISNEISLPIMTHIGSAPPKIEDVIPLLRKGDIITHYLNGKENNLFDENGEPLTVLKDAVDRGVYLDVGHGNASFSFKVAQQARKAHVKFNTISTDIYKKNRVEGPVFSLSNVLTKFLCLGYTLEDIISAVTTMPAKIIDRPELAELKEGIKANLTIFDVSDNNQKLIDSDNQIMNSSKIIKERGVVSNGRFIKL; this is translated from the coding sequence GTGGAAAGTACAGGACTTATCAAAAATATTGCAACTATAGAAGGAAAACGGATAGATATTTTACTTGAAAAGGGTATCATCAAGAAAATAAGCGAGGGCGATACATTAGAAGGGAACATTTTATTTGATGGCTCTGATTCGTTTGTGTCAACTGGGTGGATTGATATGCACGTTCATGCGTTCTCTGATTTTAGCCCATATGGTGATGAAATAGACGCTATAGGAGTAAAACAAGGTGTGACCACAATAGTGGATGCTGGTAGCTGTGGAGCAAATAGAATAAATGAGTTATATCAAAGAGCGCAACAGAGTCAAACGAATGTTTTAGCATTTATAAATATATCTAATATTGGCCTCGAAAGAATTGATGAACTATCCAACTTAGATTGGATTAATCAACATCAATGCATAGCAGCTTGTAAGTTATACGAGGATATGATTATTGGATTAAAAACACGTATCAGTAGCAGTGTTGTTAAAGGGAATGGCGTTATCCCATTAGAAAAAGCGATAGAGATTAGTAATGAAATAAGCTTGCCTATCATGACACATATTGGCTCGGCGCCGCCAAAAATTGAAGATGTTATTCCATTGCTTAGAAAAGGGGATATCATTACACATTATTTAAATGGTAAGGAGAATAATTTGTTTGATGAAAACGGCGAACCGTTGACTGTATTGAAAGACGCAGTTGATAGAGGTGTTTATTTAGACGTCGGGCATGGTAATGCGAGTTTTTCATTTAAAGTGGCTCAACAAGCTCGAAAGGCGCATGTAAAATTCAATACGATTAGTACTGATATTTATAAAAAAAATAGGGTCGAAGGGCCAGTGTTTAGTTTATCTAACGTATTAACTAAGTTTTTATGTTTGGGTTATACGTTAGAAGATATTATTAGTGCAGTAACTACTATGCCAGCAAAAATAATCGATAGACCTGAACTAGCAGAATTGAAAGAAGGTATTAAAGCTAATTTAACGATATTTGATGTGTCGGACAACAACCAAAAACTGATAGATTCAGATAATCAAATCATGAATAGTTCTAAAATAATTAAAGAAAGAGGCGTGGTTTCAAATGGTAGATTCATTAAACTCTAA
- the dagF gene encoding 2-dehydro-3-deoxy-phosphogluconate aldolase, producing the protein MKISNRFYKDRVSLNVLAKGEKNIIDIYQAAEKNVVIGVLSKDYESVAEAVDGMRAYGVHVDDAISIGLGAGDNRQAKVVSDIARSYQGSHINQVFTSVGQTAANSGEDTWVNALVSPSGKTGYVNISTGPFSSACSEKAIIPVEAAIQLIKDMGGASIKFFPMNGLETIEEYKYVAQACGAAGFGLEPTGGITKENFEEILQIALESNVPKIIPHVYSSIIDKDTGLTNIDDVAWLTHKIKSLVDHYE; encoded by the coding sequence ATGAAAATTTCAAACAGATTTTATAAAGATAGAGTCTCGCTTAATGTATTGGCAAAAGGTGAGAAAAACATTATAGATATTTATCAAGCAGCAGAAAAAAATGTAGTGATAGGGGTTTTATCGAAGGATTATGAAAGTGTAGCTGAAGCTGTAGACGGGATGCGTGCGTATGGTGTGCATGTAGATGATGCAATTTCAATAGGACTAGGTGCTGGAGATAATAGACAAGCGAAAGTTGTATCAGATATTGCACGCTCATACCAAGGATCTCATATTAACCAAGTATTCACGAGTGTCGGTCAAACGGCAGCCAATAGTGGAGAAGATACCTGGGTGAATGCATTAGTATCTCCTTCTGGCAAGACTGGGTATGTCAATATTTCAACTGGGCCTTTTAGTAGTGCATGTTCTGAAAAAGCGATTATACCTGTTGAAGCTGCAATTCAATTAATTAAAGATATGGGTGGAGCTTCAATTAAATTTTTCCCAATGAACGGTTTAGAAACAATTGAAGAGTATAAATATGTCGCACAAGCATGTGGTGCTGCAGGTTTTGGATTAGAACCAACCGGGGGCATTACCAAGGAGAATTTTGAAGAAATTTTACAAATTGCATTAGAATCTAATGTGCCTAAAATTATTCCTCATGTTTATTCTTCGATTATTGATAAAGATACTGGATTAACGAATATCGATGATGTGGCATGGCTTACGCATAAAATAAAAAGCTTAGTTGATCATTATGAATAA
- a CDS encoding rhodanese-related sulfurtransferase, which translates to MDYRVLLYYKYTSLDEPETFATEHLDFCKSLDLKGRILVSTEGINGTVSGTVEATDQYMEALQSDERFKGITFKIDESEGHAFKKMHVRAREEIVALDLEDDVNPRELTGAYLSPKEFKEALQSDDTVVIDARNDYEYDLGHFRGAVRPNITRFRDLPDWIKENKEQFMDKKIVTYCTGGIRCEKFSGFLLKEGFEDVSQLEGGIATYGKDPETQGELWDGKMYVFDERISVEINQVDKNVVGKEWFDGTPCERYINCSNPECNRQILVSEENEARYLGACSHDCAAQESNRYVKTHNISDEEKTQRLENFKDLVHQ; encoded by the coding sequence ATGGATTATAGAGTATTATTGTATTATAAATATACATCACTTGATGAGCCCGAAACATTTGCTACTGAGCACTTAGATTTTTGTAAATCATTAGATCTTAAAGGTCGTATTTTAGTATCAACAGAAGGAATTAATGGTACTGTATCTGGTACTGTTGAAGCAACTGACCAATATATGGAAGCATTACAATCAGACGAAAGATTTAAAGGAATTACTTTTAAAATTGATGAATCTGAAGGTCATGCATTCAAGAAGATGCACGTGCGTGCGCGTGAGGAAATTGTTGCTTTAGACTTAGAAGATGACGTTAATCCTAGAGAATTAACAGGAGCATACTTATCTCCAAAAGAATTTAAAGAAGCATTACAATCAGATGATACTGTAGTCATCGATGCGCGTAATGACTATGAATATGACTTAGGTCATTTCCGTGGTGCTGTTCGTCCAAATATTACTAGATTTAGAGACTTACCTGACTGGATTAAAGAAAACAAAGAACAATTTATGGACAAGAAAATTGTCACTTATTGTACTGGCGGTATTCGTTGTGAAAAATTCTCTGGCTTCTTATTAAAAGAAGGCTTTGAAGATGTTAGCCAACTTGAAGGTGGTATCGCTACTTATGGTAAAGACCCTGAAACTCAAGGCGAATTATGGGACGGTAAAATGTACGTCTTCGATGAACGTATTAGTGTAGAAATCAACCAAGTAGATAAAAATGTTGTAGGCAAAGAATGGTTCGATGGTACACCTTGCGAGCGTTATATCAACTGTAGTAACCCTGAATGTAATCGTCAAATTCTAGTTTCAGAAGAAAACGAAGCACGTTATTTAGGTGCTTGCTCACATGATTGTGCTGCACAAGAAAGCAATCGTTATGTAAAAACGCATAACATCAGTGATGAAGAAAAAACACAACGCTTAGAAAACTTTAAAGACCTTGTACATCAATAG